In the Anaerostipes caccae L1-92 genome, CTGAAAAAACATATAGAAAATTAGAAGTATAAAAGCAGATGCTGTTAAGAATTACGGCATCTGCTTTTTTTCTGGAACAGACGAAGTAAAGATGATAAGATATACACACAAGACATACTGTATTCTATACCTTATCGCGCAAAGCGCGCCACCCGAAGGGTATGAAATACGGTGTGCCCTATGGGTATACCTTATCGCGCAAAGCGCGCCACCCGAAGGGTATGAAATACGGTGTGCCCTATGGGTATACCTTATCGCGCAAAGCGCGCCACCCGAAGGGTATGAAATACGGTGTGCCCTATGGGTATACCTTATCGCGCAAAGCGCGCCACCCAAAGGGTATGAAATACGGTGTGCCCTATGGGTATGAGTTTTTCTCCATTATTTCCAGTCGGCTCTGGAAAGACCTCCTTCCAACAATGGAGAAAAACTATAGCAGGCGGCAACTTTCATTTCTAAGCAGCCTGCTCCAGGAGATAATATGTCCATTTTCTACACGATTGGAGTGAGTCATTCTAAGAGCCGAACGGAAATCGCGTGGAAAATGTCATACTATTTAATGTAACTTTCACATAAGATGACAAGAAAAGGAGGACTAATATGTGGTGGACAAGAGCTGAATTAAAAGAGAGGGCAAAAGAATCGATCAGGAGAAACTACTGGATTATGGTGGTAGTAGGGCTGATCGCAGGCATCATTAGCGGACAGATTGGGGGGAATGTATCTTACAATAGTTTAAAAACCGAGCTGAGGGAATCCGGATGGAATGGGGAAAACATGGATTTCTTCACGAGCACTCAATTTTTGATGATCGTGTCGGCGGCGATTGGAATTCTTATGGTTCTTTTTATAGGATTTACGCTGCTTAAAATCTTTCTGGGCAATCCTCTTCTGGTAGGATGCAGCCGTTTCTTTCTGGAAAACAGTGACAGAAAAGCTAGATTTGGATTAGTCGGAACTGTTTTTCAGAGCGGGAATTATCTGAATGTTGTGCTGACAATGTTTCTGAGAAAGTTGTTTACAGTGTTGTGGAGTCTTCTGCTGCTGATACCGGGACTTGTAAAGTCTTATTCCTATTCAATGATTCCGTATATACTGGCGGAAAATCCTTCGATTTCAAGGAGAAGAGCTTTTGAGATAAGCAGAAAGATGATGGACGGACAGAAGCTGAACGCTTTCTTTTTAGATTTATCTTTTATCGGATGGATTATTCTCTCCACTCTTACCTGCGGGGTTTTGGATATATTTTATGTGGTGCCTTACCGGCAGGCAACATGGGCAGAGTTTTATAAAGTTAATCGCCAACAGGCGCTTCAGAACGGGACTGCTACACCGGAAGAATTGCAGGGCTTTCCATTTTATTAATATTTCACGAAAGATAAAACAAAATAATTGAGAAAAACATGTCGATTTAGAGAAAATAAATAGTTTTCTTAATAGAATGTAAAATTTATTGTTAAAAACGTATAAAAATAATTAACAAATAATTTGTTTTGTGGTACAATTAGTCCAACGACATACACTGTTACAACATACTATTTTAGGAGGTATAGACATGTCAACAAAATGGGTTTATCAATTTAACGAGGGCAATGCAGAAATGAGAAACCTCTTGGGCGGCAAAGGTGCCAACCTGGCAGAGATGACAGGACTTGGTCTTCCGATTCCTCAGGGGTTTACGGTGACGACAGAAGCATGTACCAATTACTATGACTGCGGTGAAAACATCAGTGATGAGGTACAGGGACAGATTTTCGATGCGATGAAAGCATTGGAAAATATTCAGGGGAAGGAGTTCGGAGACTTAGAAGACCCGCTGTTGGTTTCTGTACGTTCCGGGGCCAGAGTATCTATGCCTGGTATGATGGACACGATTTTGAACCTAGGTCTGAATGACGTAGCTGTGGAAGGATTTGCAAAGAAGACCGGCAACCCACGGTTTGCTTATGATTCTTACCGCAGATTTATCCAGATGTTCGCAGATGTTGTAAAAGAAGTGGACAAAGCTAAATTTGAAGCGGTCCTTGACGAGATGAAGGAAGCCAAGGGAGCAAAGTTTGATACAGATTTAACCGCAGATGACCTGAAAGAAGTCATCGTGCGATACAAAGAGATTTATAAGAGTGAGTTAGGGGAAGATTTCCCGCAGGAGCCCAAAGAACAGCTGTTGGAAGCGATCAAAGCCGTTTTCCGTTCCTGGGATAATCCTCGTGCTATTTATTACAGAAGAATGAACGATATCCCTGGAGACTGGGGTACTGCAGTAAATGTGCAGACCATGGTATTCGGAAATATGGGAGATACATCAGGAACTGGTGTAGCATTTACAAGAAATCCATCCACCGGTGAAAAACAGATCTATGGAGAGTACCTCATCAATGCACAGGGAGAGGACGTAGTGGCAGGTGTGCGTACTCCGCAGCCGATCACCAGACTGAAAGAAGACCTTCCGGACTGCTATGAGCAGTTTATGCAGATCGCCAAGACTCTGGAAGACCATTACCGCGATATGCAGGATATGGAGTTTACCATTCAGGAAGGCAAGCTTTATTTCTTACAGACCAGAAACGGTAAGAGAACTGCACCGGCAGCACTTCGTATTGCCTGTGAACTCGTAGATGAAGGTATGATCACAAAAGAGGAAGCCGTTTCAAGGATTGAGGCAAAAGCCTTGGATCAGCTATTACATCCGCGCTTTGATCCGGAAGCAATCAAAGCTGCCGTTCCGATCGGGGAAGCACTTCCGGCATCACCGGGAGCTGCAACTGGTAAGGTTTACTTTACTGCCGAGACTGCAAAACTTCATCATGAAGCCGGAGAGAAAGTTATCCTTGTCCGCTTGGAGACATCACCGGAAGATATCGAAGGTATGCATGCGGCTGAAGGTATCCTGACAGCCCGCGGAGGCATGACATCCCATGCGGCCGTTGTTGCCCGCGGTATGGGTACAGCCTGCGTAGCAGGATGCGGTGATATTCAGTTAGACGAAGAAAAAGGACTGTTCACCCTGGGAGGAAAGACTGTCCGTGAGGGAGATTATATTTCCATCGACGGATCTACCGGTAAAGTTTACTATGGAGAGATCCGCACGATCCCTGCAACCATCAGCGGAAACTTTGACCGCATTATGACATGGGCAGATGAGATCCGTACATTAAAGGTACGCACCAACGCCGATACACCGGCAGATGCACTGAACGCAGTTAAGTTTGGGGCAGAGGGAATCGGACTTTGCCGTACAGAGCATATGTTCTTTGATGCAGAGAGAATTCCGAAGATCCGCCGTATGATCTTATCAAGGACTAAAGAGGCGAGAGAGATCGCTCTGAACCAGCTGATTCCATATCAGAAGAAAGACTTCAAAGAACTCTACGAGGTTATGGAAGGAAAACCGGTTACTATCCGTTTCTTAGATCCGCCTCTGCATGAGTTCCTGCCTACGACACTGGAAGAGATTTCAGCACTGGCAAAAGATATGAATGTAACAGTAGAAGAGATCAATATGACACGTGCATCTTTGCATGAGTTTAATCCTATGATGGGACACCGCGGATGCCGTCTGGCTGTCACCTATCCTGAAATCGCCAAGATGCAGACAAGAGCGGTTATGGAAGCTGCCATCGAAGTAAAACAGGAAAAAGGATTCGACATTGTTCCTGAGATCATGATTCCTCTCGTAGGAGAGAAGAAAGAGCTCCAGTTTGTCAAAAATGTTGTTGTTGAGACAGCAGAGAAAGTAAAAGCTTATTATGAGTCAGATATCAATTACCACATTGGTACAATGATTGAAATACCTCGTGCAGCTCTTCTGGCAAATGAAATCGCAGAAGAAGCCGAGTTCTTCTCCTTCGGTACCAATGACCTGACACAGATGACTTTCGGATTCTCACGTGATGACGCAGGTAAGTTCCTGGAAGCTTACTACGACAACAAGATCTACGAGTCAGATCCGTTTGCGAAACTGGATCAGGACGGAGTCGGACAGCTGATCGCTATGGCAGCTGAGAAGGGCAGATCAACCCGTCCGGATATCAAACTTGGTATCTGCGGAGAGCACGGAGGAGATCCTGCATCCGTTGAATTCTGCCACAGGGTTGGATTAAATTATGTATCATGCAGCCCATACCGTGTGCCGATCGCAAGACTTGCAGCAGCACAGGCAGCACTGAATGATAAATAAAATTACCAGATAAAATAAAAATTCCTTGAGCAAACGCTCAAGGAATTTTTTTACGTTAAATATTTTTTACTAACAGTCCCCTATGTATACAGCCTTCTCTCAGATCCTCTTTTTTAGGCAGAGGCCGTGTATCCATTAGACTGTATTTCGAATAAAATTTAGTCTGAATATGAGAAAAACGAAGAGGCAGACCAAGGCAGGAATAGAAACCAGCAGTGGATTGTATCTGAAAATGAACGTGAGGTTCTGTCGTATTGCCGGAGTTGCCGCACTTGGCAATAACATTACCTCTTTTTACCGTTTGTCCTTTCTGTACTTTTATACTCCCAGGCATAAGATGACAGATTGCACTGTATTCATTTGGAGAATGTTTTAAAATAATCCGGTTGCCGCCAATATCAGTAGTATCCGGATCCGTCTGCCCAGTGTCCATGATGCGGCAGTCAGGGAAGTTGTTTTTTGTTGAAACAACGATACCGTCCGCAGGAGCAAGTATATTTTTTCCGTAGCAGTAATAACTGTGCAGATCCTTTTTGTTTCCGCAGAAGCTTTCACTTTTATCATCTACAATAATAAAATCATAGGCGAACCGCTGTGGAAGAATTTCCCATGAATGAGAAGTGTCTTTGGTAACACCGCCATTTGCGGTGTACCATTCACCGTCAAAGGGCAGGGAATACTTTATTCCGGAAACATAATCATCAATGTGTTCAATATTTTTGTTTCTGTATTTTACTGTAGCATAAATTAACCCGGTTACTTGCAGTACAATCTGACTCAGAAAACGTATATTCATGTAATTTTCTCCGTTATATTTCATTGATGTGTGTCTGAAGATTTTTAGAAGAATCTTTCACTCCACACCTGAATACTAAAAGTTCAGCAATTATAAAATTCACAGCACTGGCTCCTTTCATTGGCTTTATACCACTTAAAATAAGTATATCAGAGTAAGTGTCAAAAAGGAACCGCTGCTTCAGTGTTTCCATTTCACTGGGATATCAGTGCTTCTCTCTCCAGGAAGGACACCCCTCATTTGTACAGCGCTTTTTCCAGCCGACAGTTATGCAGACGGCGGCAAAGACCAGCAGGCAGATCATTCCTATGAGGACTGTCCGGTAGCTGCCGGAAAGATCATAGATAAATCCGTAGGCAGGGACCAGCACAATGGAGGCAATCGGGGCGCCCATAGAAATTTTGGCAAATATCTTTTCATAATCGGTCTGCCCATAAAATTTGAGGGTAAGGATTGGAGCCAAGACCATGATGCCGGAAGTCACCAGACCGTGGAGAAAGGTTGAAACGGCAAAGACCGCAAAGCTCTGCTGGCTGAACAAAAATCCAGTCTCTGCTGCGAGTCCGACTGCGATCATTCCATAGCAGGTTTTCAGACTGCCGATCCGGTCACTTATCATTCCGATGGCAATGGAGCCGATGGCACTTCCGATGGAGGCATAGGCAAGCGCTGCCCCGGTTTTTCTGACACTATAACCGAGCATGGAACCATAGGTAGGAATATGCTGGGTAAAGACGCCGATCCCGGTAATAGCAATCATAAAGAACAGCAGCAGATAAAAAGACGCCGAGCGCAGAGCCGCAGCTTCGGATATCTCAAGCTGGTCTTTTTTTATTTGGCCGGGAGCAGTATCTTCTGACGCAGATTCAGCACCTAACGGAAGAAGGTGTTTGTCTCCAGGTTTATTTTTCAGGAGGACCAGAGAAGTGATGACAACGACAGCAAATGTGATGCCTCCGATAAAAAAATATCCGGTTCTCCAGCCGTACTGTGTAATGATATCGGACGTGACCGGCTGCAGTACTGCCCCGAAAAGTCCTACGAATGCCATCTGGATTCCGAGCATAGTTCCTGCATTTTTTGCAAACCATCTGTTTATAAGAATTGGACCTAAAAGATTTACTAAGATTGTGGCGCCCATGGCATGGGGAATGGCTAAAAGATACCAGCCGTAAACGCTGTTCAGAAAACCAAAAGAGGCAAAAGAGAGTGTTTGGAGCACTGCCCCTGCCAGGGCCATGAGTCGGATATCATATTTATTGATCAGCCGGCCTGCTGTGGGAAGCCATAAGACCATAACGACAGAAGTTATGCTCAAATAGATAGACAGACTTCCGATTCCCACGCCGATTTCTTTTGAGACCGGAGACAGGAAAAGTCCGGAAGTCATGTTGATGCCGCCGCCTGCAAAGCCCCTGATTAAAATAACAGCTGCTAATATAAACCATGCATAGTGCCATCTTGATTTTCTCATGTTAATTCCGTCCTTTTTTGTATTTAGTATTTATCAGAGCCATCTTTTTTATGCATACCCACGGGCACACTGCATTTCATACCCTTCGTGTGGAAAATGTCCTATTGAGAATTATTCTGCTGTTTTAATCTTGAGTAATTGATAATAGTTTGATAAACTGATTTTGGTTAGTTCATACTAACTGAATAAATAATAGACATAGAGCAAAGTGAGATTCGGCAGAAAGGATACAGAATGAATTATTTAGAGATAGAGAAAGTCATCGGAAGAGAGATTATTGATTCCAGAGGGAATCCTACGGTAGAAGCTGAGGTATATCTGGCCGGCGGCGTGACAGGAAGGGGGACAGCCCCAAGCGGAGCTTCCACAGGTGAATTTGAAGCTCTTGAATTAAGGGATGGAGATAAGGGACGTTTTGGAGGAAAGGGAGTAACCAAAGCGGTCCAAAACATTAATACAGAGATCAGCGAAATCTTAAGCGGGATGGATGCTTCTGATATTTATGCTGTTGACAGGGCAATGATCGATGCAGACGGAACAAAAGATAAATCAAAGTTTGGTGCCAATGCGGTGCTCGCAGTGTCCATTGCATGTGCAAAAGCAGCGGCAGCGGCTCTGGGAGTTCCTCTGTACCGATTTTTGGGAGGCCTGAATGCAAACCGTCTTCCGGTGCCAATGATGAATATATTAAACGGCGGCGCCCATGCGGCAAATACAGTCGATGTGCAGGAATTTATGATTATGCCGGTGGGGGCAGAAAGTTTTCGTGAAGCTCTGCGCCAGTGTACGGAAGTGTTCCACGCGCTGGCAGGACTGCTCAAGTCAAAGGGACTGGCGACTTCCGTGGGAGATGAAGGAGGCTTTGCACCTGATCTTGCCAGCGATGAGGAAGCCATTGAATACATTCTAGAGGCAGTAAAATTGGCGGGGTACGAGCCAGGCAGAGACTTTGTGCTGGCAATGGACGCGGCTTCCAGCGAGTGGAAAGGGGAGAAAAAAGGAGAGTATATTCTCCCTAAGTGCAAGAGGAAGTTTGCTTCAGAAGAACTGGTCGCTCATTGGAAGTCTCTCTGTGAAAGATATCCGATCGTATCTATTGAGGACGGTTTAGATGAAGAGGACTGGGAGGGCTGGCAATATATGACCAGAGAGCTTGGAGATAAGATCCAGCTGGTAGGAGATGATCTGTTTGTAACAAATACAGAGCGTCTTAATAAAGGGATCAAAGAAAGATGCGGAAATTCTATTTTGATCAAACTAAACCAGATCGGCACTGTATCCGAAACGCTGGAAGCTATTAAAATGGCGCACAAGGCAGGGTATACAGCGGTTGTCTCTCATCGCTCAGGTGAGACAGAAGACACGACCATCGCAGATCTTGCAGTGGCATTGAATACCGGACAGATTAAGACAGGTGCGCCGAGCAGAAGTGAGAGAGTGGCAAAATATAACCAGCTGCTTAGGATTGAAGAAGAGCTGGGAGACAGTGCAGTCTATCCCGGTTTTACTACATTTTAAATAAAGTAGAATCATGGAAAGCAGAAAGAACATGCCTTTTAAGGTGATTTCTTTCTGCTTTTTAGTGCATAAAACCGTGTTTTTTAGGAAAGTTTAAGCAGTAAGAACAGAACCTGGGATAAAGCAATCAAATTAAAGGAGGACAATAAAATGTCATTAATAGGTCAGGAAGTAACAGATTTTAAAGTACAGTCTTATCAGGGAAATGAATTTAAAGAGGTAACAAAAGAAGATATTCTTGGAAAATGGTCTGTGTTCTTTTTCTATCCTGCAGATTTTACATTTGTATGCCCGACGGAACTGGAAGACTTGGCGAATAAATATGAAGATTTTAAAAAAGTGGGATGTGAAATTTACTCTGTGTCATGTGATACACATTTCGTACACAAGGCATGGCATGATGTGTCTAAGACAATTCAGAAGATCCAGTATCCGATGCTGGCGGACCCGACCGGATTGCTCGCAAGAGACTTTGATGTGATGATCGAAGAAAGCGGACTGGCAGAGAGGGGAAGCTTCATTGTGAATCCGGAAGGCAAAATCGTGGCTTATGAAGTCATTGCCGGTAATGTCGGAAGAAATGCAGAAGAGCTTTTTAGAAGAGTACAGGCATCCCAATTCGTAGCAGAACATGGAGATGAGGTTTGTCCAGCAAAATGGCAGCCGGGAGCAGAAACTTTAAAACCGAGTCTTGATCTGGTAGGTTTGATCTAAGAACAGATGTAAATGGAAGGTGATACGTTGAACGGAATTGATATGAAAAAACTCTATGACGGCATCATTATAGGCGGAGGTCCGGCAGGGCTTTCCGCCGCCATTTATCTTGCTAGGGCAAAATACCGTGTGCTGGTCATAGAAAAAGAAAAGATGGGCGGACAGATCACGATCACGTCGGAGGTGGTCAATTATCCGGGGGTTCCTGAAACTGACGGCAAAAGGCTTACGGAAAACATGAGACAGCAGGCCGAGTTTTTTGGTGCGGAATTTATGATGGCAGAAGTCAAAGAACTGAATCCGGACGGAGATATCAAAAAGGTTGTCACAGATAAGGGAAACTTTGAGACACTGGGAATCGTGCTGGCCACCGGCGCCAGTCCCAGAAAGATTGGATTTGAGGGAGAAATTAAATACCAGGGACGGGGTGTTGCCTATTGTGCCACCTGTGACGGAGAATTTTTTACGGGACTGGACGTGTTTGTCTTGGGAGGAGGCTTTGCCGCGGCAGAAGAGTCTGTATTCCTTACAAAGTACGCAAATAAAGTCACGGTCATCGTCAGAGAAGAGGATTTTACTTGTGCAGCAGCCGTAGCGGACCAGGTCAAAAATCATCCTGGGATTGAAGTGCACTATCAGACTGAGATCGTAGAGGCAGGAGGCGAGAGCACCCTTCAATATGCCGTGTTCCGAAACAATGAAACCGGGGAAACATGGAAATATGAGCCGCCGGCAGGAAAAAGTTTCGGTATTTTTGTCTTTGCAGGATATGCACCAGCCACAGGACTTTTTAAAGATTTTCTGGAACTGAGCGAAGACGGTTATCTGGTGACCGATATGAACCAGAAAACAAGCAAAGACGGTATCTATGGCGCTGGAGATATCTGCGTGAAAAATTTAAGGCAGGTAGTGACTGCCGTATCTGATGGGGCAGTGGCCGCCACTTCACAGGAAAAATATTTATCCGGGATGTACGAAAAACTGAAACTCCCCGAACGTGAGATCTCTACACCGGAGAGAAGAAAACCGACGGATGTGCCGAAAGAGGAAATTCCGGAAACCGACGGATTTTTGACAGCAGAAATGAAACAGCAGCTGGCACCGGTATTTGAGAGACTTGAAAAAGACGTGGTGCTGAAATTTTATACCGATGACAGCCCGATTTCCAGGGAAGTGGAAGAGTTTGCCGGAGAGATGAAAGACCTGTCTCCTCATATCCGCTGTGAAGTGAGCCCGGAAGGGGGAGAAAATATCGAACTCCCTGCAATCTGTATCTGCAGAGGCGACGGAACGTATCTTGGCACTGCATTCCACGGAGTTCCGGGAGGACATGAATTCAATTCTTTTATCATAGCGATTTATAATGCCGCCGGTCCCGGACAGGCTATCGATGAGGGACTGCTGGAACGTATTCGGAATATCAGCAGGAAGATCAGGATTCAGACTGTTGTGTCTCTGTCCTGTACGATGTGCCCGGAACTGGTCATGGCTGTACAGAGGATTGCACTGGAAAATCCCGATGTCGAGGCAGATATTTACGATATGGCATATTTTCCATATCTGAAAGATAAGTATCAGATCATGAGCGTGCCGTGTATGATTGTGAATGAAAAAGATGTGTATTTCGGAAAGAAAAGTGTGGAAGAGATTCTTGGACTTTTGGAGAAGTAAAGGAATATACAATGAGGTGATACTTTGTACTTGAGGCCGGCGCAAGCTGGCCTTTTTTCTATGCATATGATAAAATCAATTTAAAAATAAAGAGTGGGAGGGATATACAGATGAAAGAAAAAACAAGAAATTACAGTTTTGCGTTTCTTGTCATTTTATCCCTCATTACGGCACTGGGAACCTTTGTGTATGGTATGAAGAATTATCACACAGACAATATCAGCATTAATCAAAGGCAGGAGATAACATCCCTTTCAGAAGGCTGGTATTATATAGAAGAAGGGAAGAAGGCAGAAATTTCAAGTCTTCCGGTGAAGATTAAGGACAGCGGGAGAAAAAGTCTGACCATTTACCTGGATCTGTCAAAACCAGCGGCGGAAGACGCAGTGCTCTGCATGGAAAATTTTCATCAGGCTGTGGAAGTTTTTGCGGGAGATCGAAAGCTGTACTCTTACGGGGCAGGAAATAAAGGTCCCGCAGGCTGGATCCTGGGGAACATTTGGAATATTATCGATCTGCCGGAGGGTGTTCATGGAAAAACCATTGCTGTAAAAATCACTTCCCCGAACACACCCGGACGATGGAAGATCCCCGAAATAAAATATGGAAACCGCAGTGCAGTGATGCAGATGATCAGCGAAAACTGTATCGGAATCGCTGTATTCGCTATTCTGTCTGGTGTGCTGGGTTCGGGTTTCCTTCTTGTTTTCTGTCTGCTTCGCTGGAAAGGACTGGATTATAACAGCAAAGATTTTGTGTATATCGGTCTGTTTATCGTCATTTCCACGCTGTGGATCATTACAGATTCAAAAATTCCTCAATTTTTAACCAAACGACTGACTCCCATATATATATTGTCATTTTTACTGTTTACACTGATGCCTGTACCATATTTAATGTTTCTGCGTCAGATCTGCCGGCATGGCAAAGGGGCTCTGGACTGTCTGAGCATTCTTTTTCTTCTTCAGACGATTTTTTGCGCGGTACTTTATATCACAGGAACTGTTGACCTGATAATGTCACTGCCCGTGACCCATTTTTTAATCATCTGTACAGTTGCGGCCAGTATTTTCCTTTGTCTGAGAGAATTGCTTCATTACCACAACAAAGACACATTTTTTGTACTGATCGGTATTTGCATACTGGCAGCCGGGGCAATGCTTTCTCTGGCTGCATTTCTCCCTCAAAAGATCAGTGATAATTCGTTGTTTTTCCGCATTGGCTTGATTGGATTTTACCTTTCTCTCTGTTATGTCAGTCTCAGGAGGGGGATGGGGCTGCTCAGGACCAGTATGGAGGCGGAAACATACCGCCGTTTGGCATACAAAGACGCTATGACGGGGATTGGAAACAGGGCAGCGTTTGATCGGGATGCAGGGATTCTTCACGCAAAGAGGGACACAAACACTTTTGCGGTCGCAGTATTCGACGTCAACAATCTCAAGTATACAAACGATACATATGGTCATGCGGCAGGAGACAGACTGATCAAGGATACTGCAGATTCTGTGAAAGATGCATTTTCAGCGATTGGGAGATGCTATCGTATCGGCGGAGATGAATTCGCAGTCATTATGGAACATATACCGGATGAAAGCATTGAAGAGGCGTTCTGCAGTTTTAGAGAGAACATTCGGAAGTACGGAAAGGGAAATCCGGAAGGCCTGGATGCGGCAGGAGGCTGGGTTAAGGGAGAAAACACAGGGACAGATTTTATTTACCGGCTGTTCCATCAGGCGGATACGAAAATGTATGAAAGTAAAGAG is a window encoding:
- a CDS encoding DUF975 family protein, whose protein sequence is MWWTRAELKERAKESIRRNYWIMVVVGLIAGIISGQIGGNVSYNSLKTELRESGWNGENMDFFTSTQFLMIVSAAIGILMVLFIGFTLLKIFLGNPLLVGCSRFFLENSDRKARFGLVGTVFQSGNYLNVVLTMFLRKLFTVLWSLLLLIPGLVKSYSYSMIPYILAENPSISRRRAFEISRKMMDGQKLNAFFLDLSFIGWIILSTLTCGVLDIFYVVPYRQATWAEFYKVNRQQALQNGTATPEELQGFPFY
- the ppdK gene encoding pyruvate, phosphate dikinase, yielding MSTKWVYQFNEGNAEMRNLLGGKGANLAEMTGLGLPIPQGFTVTTEACTNYYDCGENISDEVQGQIFDAMKALENIQGKEFGDLEDPLLVSVRSGARVSMPGMMDTILNLGLNDVAVEGFAKKTGNPRFAYDSYRRFIQMFADVVKEVDKAKFEAVLDEMKEAKGAKFDTDLTADDLKEVIVRYKEIYKSELGEDFPQEPKEQLLEAIKAVFRSWDNPRAIYYRRMNDIPGDWGTAVNVQTMVFGNMGDTSGTGVAFTRNPSTGEKQIYGEYLINAQGEDVVAGVRTPQPITRLKEDLPDCYEQFMQIAKTLEDHYRDMQDMEFTIQEGKLYFLQTRNGKRTAPAALRIACELVDEGMITKEEAVSRIEAKALDQLLHPRFDPEAIKAAVPIGEALPASPGAATGKVYFTAETAKLHHEAGEKVILVRLETSPEDIEGMHAAEGILTARGGMTSHAAVVARGMGTACVAGCGDIQLDEEKGLFTLGGKTVREGDYISIDGSTGKVYYGEIRTIPATISGNFDRIMTWADEIRTLKVRTNADTPADALNAVKFGAEGIGLCRTEHMFFDAERIPKIRRMILSRTKEAREIALNQLIPYQKKDFKELYEVMEGKPVTIRFLDPPLHEFLPTTLEEISALAKDMNVTVEEINMTRASLHEFNPMMGHRGCRLAVTYPEIAKMQTRAVMEAAIEVKQEKGFDIVPEIMIPLVGEKKELQFVKNVVVETAEKVKAYYESDINYHIGTMIEIPRAALLANEIAEEAEFFSFGTNDLTQMTFGFSRDDAGKFLEAYYDNKIYESDPFAKLDQDGVGQLIAMAAEKGRSTRPDIKLGICGEHGGDPASVEFCHRVGLNYVSCSPYRVPIARLAAAQAALNDK
- a CDS encoding M23 family metallopeptidase, encoding MNIRFLSQIVLQVTGLIYATVKYRNKNIEHIDDYVSGIKYSLPFDGEWYTANGGVTKDTSHSWEILPQRFAYDFIIVDDKSESFCGNKKDLHSYYCYGKNILAPADGIVVSTKNNFPDCRIMDTGQTDPDTTDIGGNRIILKHSPNEYSAICHLMPGSIKVQKGQTVKRGNVIAKCGNSGNTTEPHVHFQIQSTAGFYSCLGLPLRFSHIQTKFYSKYSLMDTRPLPKKEDLREGCIHRGLLVKNI
- a CDS encoding MFS transporter gives rise to the protein MRKSRWHYAWFILAAVILIRGFAGGGINMTSGLFLSPVSKEIGVGIGSLSIYLSITSVVMVLWLPTAGRLINKYDIRLMALAGAVLQTLSFASFGFLNSVYGWYLLAIPHAMGATILVNLLGPILINRWFAKNAGTMLGIQMAFVGLFGAVLQPVTSDIITQYGWRTGYFFIGGITFAVVVITSLVLLKNKPGDKHLLPLGAESASEDTAPGQIKKDQLEISEAAALRSASFYLLLFFMIAITGIGVFTQHIPTYGSMLGYSVRKTGAALAYASIGSAIGSIAIGMISDRIGSLKTCYGMIAVGLAAETGFLFSQQSFAVFAVSTFLHGLVTSGIMVLAPILTLKFYGQTDYEKIFAKISMGAPIASIVLVPAYGFIYDLSGSYRTVLIGMICLLVFAAVCITVGWKKRCTNEGCPSWREKH
- the eno gene encoding phosphopyruvate hydratase, with amino-acid sequence MNYLEIEKVIGREIIDSRGNPTVEAEVYLAGGVTGRGTAPSGASTGEFEALELRDGDKGRFGGKGVTKAVQNINTEISEILSGMDASDIYAVDRAMIDADGTKDKSKFGANAVLAVSIACAKAAAAALGVPLYRFLGGLNANRLPVPMMNILNGGAHAANTVDVQEFMIMPVGAESFREALRQCTEVFHALAGLLKSKGLATSVGDEGGFAPDLASDEEAIEYILEAVKLAGYEPGRDFVLAMDAASSEWKGEKKGEYILPKCKRKFASEELVAHWKSLCERYPIVSIEDGLDEEDWEGWQYMTRELGDKIQLVGDDLFVTNTERLNKGIKERCGNSILIKLNQIGTVSETLEAIKMAHKAGYTAVVSHRSGETEDTTIADLAVALNTGQIKTGAPSRSERVAKYNQLLRIEEELGDSAVYPGFTTF
- the ahpC gene encoding alkyl hydroperoxide reductase subunit C — protein: MSLIGQEVTDFKVQSYQGNEFKEVTKEDILGKWSVFFFYPADFTFVCPTELEDLANKYEDFKKVGCEIYSVSCDTHFVHKAWHDVSKTIQKIQYPMLADPTGLLARDFDVMIEESGLAERGSFIVNPEGKIVAYEVIAGNVGRNAEELFRRVQASQFVAEHGDEVCPAKWQPGAETLKPSLDLVGLI
- a CDS encoding FAD-dependent oxidoreductase, translating into MEGDTLNGIDMKKLYDGIIIGGGPAGLSAAIYLARAKYRVLVIEKEKMGGQITITSEVVNYPGVPETDGKRLTENMRQQAEFFGAEFMMAEVKELNPDGDIKKVVTDKGNFETLGIVLATGASPRKIGFEGEIKYQGRGVAYCATCDGEFFTGLDVFVLGGGFAAAEESVFLTKYANKVTVIVREEDFTCAAAVADQVKNHPGIEVHYQTEIVEAGGESTLQYAVFRNNETGETWKYEPPAGKSFGIFVFAGYAPATGLFKDFLELSEDGYLVTDMNQKTSKDGIYGAGDICVKNLRQVVTAVSDGAVAATSQEKYLSGMYEKLKLPEREISTPERRKPTDVPKEEIPETDGFLTAEMKQQLAPVFERLEKDVVLKFYTDDSPISREVEEFAGEMKDLSPHIRCEVSPEGGENIELPAICICRGDGTYLGTAFHGVPGGHEFNSFIIAIYNAAGPGQAIDEGLLERIRNISRKIRIQTVVSLSCTMCPELVMAVQRIALENPDVEADIYDMAYFPYLKDKYQIMSVPCMIVNEKDVYFGKKSVEEILGLLEK